Proteins co-encoded in one Diaminobutyricimonas sp. LJ205 genomic window:
- a CDS encoding ABC transporter ATP-binding protein, translating to MSFVSVDNLRVWFGATEVVHGVSFEIAPGECLALVGESGSGKTQTALALLGLTPDGGTARADSLVVAGRDASRFREDDWRGIRGRHIGLVSQDALVSLDPLRRVGREVAEAIEVHDREPSDIGQRVLSLLADVAVPEPAQRARQFPHELSGGLRQRALIASALAAGPALLIADEPTTALDATVQVQIIDLLATLKRQGLGLLLVSHDLGLVARLADRIAVMKDGEIVETADAASLLSSPQHPYTRMLIDAVPGAKQGSGNGASDPGEVVLSARDLVKAYRRPDHTPFRALDGVSLDLRAGTTLGVVGESGSGKSTLASLLLALERPDAGTVTLGGKPWSELSESRRRRSRARIQLIDQDPFGALDPRHSVQRIITEALSLTDTPRAERPARIVELLGQVGLSEEFRRRRPHQLSGGQRQRVAIARALARRPEILVCDEPVSALDVSVQRQVLDLLGDLQQRLGLSMVFISHDLGVIRQLADDILVLKDGVVVEQGDAASVLESPQHPFTIRLLSAMPALVR from the coding sequence ATGAGCTTCGTGTCCGTCGACAATCTGAGGGTCTGGTTCGGTGCCACCGAGGTTGTGCACGGCGTTTCCTTCGAGATCGCCCCGGGGGAGTGCCTCGCCCTGGTCGGTGAGTCCGGCTCCGGCAAGACGCAAACCGCACTCGCCCTGCTGGGGCTCACCCCCGATGGCGGCACCGCGCGAGCCGATTCGCTCGTCGTGGCAGGTCGCGACGCTTCCCGGTTCCGCGAGGACGACTGGCGAGGCATCCGTGGCCGCCACATCGGACTGGTCAGCCAGGACGCGCTGGTCTCGCTCGACCCGCTGCGCCGCGTGGGGCGCGAGGTCGCCGAGGCTATCGAGGTACACGACCGGGAGCCAAGCGACATCGGTCAGCGGGTGCTCTCCCTGCTGGCGGATGTCGCGGTGCCCGAGCCTGCGCAGCGCGCCAGGCAGTTCCCCCATGAACTCTCCGGGGGATTGCGCCAGCGGGCGCTGATCGCCTCGGCGCTGGCCGCTGGACCGGCCCTGCTGATCGCCGATGAACCCACCACCGCGCTCGACGCGACCGTGCAGGTGCAGATCATCGACCTGCTCGCCACCCTCAAGCGGCAGGGACTCGGCCTTCTGCTGGTCAGTCACGACCTCGGCCTGGTGGCCCGACTCGCCGACCGCATCGCCGTGATGAAGGACGGCGAGATCGTCGAGACCGCGGATGCCGCATCCCTGCTGTCCTCGCCGCAGCACCCGTACACGCGCATGTTGATCGATGCCGTCCCGGGAGCCAAGCAAGGCAGCGGGAATGGCGCCTCCGACCCCGGTGAGGTCGTGCTCAGTGCCCGGGACCTCGTCAAGGCCTACCGACGCCCCGATCACACCCCATTCCGTGCGCTCGACGGGGTCTCGCTCGACCTGCGCGCCGGAACCACGCTCGGTGTCGTCGGCGAGTCCGGCTCCGGCAAGAGCACGCTCGCCAGCCTGCTGCTGGCCCTGGAACGGCCGGATGCCGGCACGGTCACCCTCGGCGGGAAACCGTGGTCGGAGCTGTCCGAGTCCCGCCGGCGACGCAGCCGCGCCCGCATCCAGCTGATCGATCAGGACCCGTTCGGTGCACTGGATCCGCGGCACAGCGTGCAGCGGATCATCACCGAGGCGCTCAGCCTCACCGACACCCCGCGCGCCGAGCGACCGGCCCGCATTGTCGAGCTGCTCGGTCAGGTCGGGCTGTCCGAAGAGTTCCGTCGCCGCCGACCGCATCAACTCTCCGGAGGTCAACGGCAGCGAGTCGCGATCGCGCGGGCCCTGGCCCGGCGGCCGGAGATCCTCGTCTGCGACGAGCCGGTGTCCGCCCTCGACGTGTCGGTGCAGCGGCAGGTGCTCGACCTGCTCGGCGACCTGCAGCAGCGGCTGGGGCTGTCGATGGTGTTCATCTCCCACGACCTGGGCGTGATCCGTCAGCTCGCCGACGACATCCTGGTCCTGAAGGACGGCGTCGTCGTCGAGCAGGGGGATGCGGCGTCGGTCCTGGAGTCGCCGCAGCATCCATTCACCATTCGCCTGCTGTCGGCGATGCCCGCCCTGGTGCGCTGA
- a CDS encoding ABC transporter permease has translation MTTIVSNPQAARWKAAPAGVIAATVVLVVILAAALWPTLFTALDPLKTDVANSLEPPSAGHPFGTDQAGRDVFARVVHGARYSLVVGFGATVLALLAGIVVGVLSGISPRGVDTVLSRIIEIVMAFPEFLLALIVIAVVGPGEVSLLVAVSLAALPAYARIARSQTIVIRRSGYVRAATALGVPRWRSTLDHVVPNMLGPLLVMATIGVGTAIVSAAGLSFLGMGPNPPTPEWGLILSEGRNFLSTAWWIAVFPGLAITVTVIATSTLGRYLRQRGRA, from the coding sequence ATGACCACAATCGTTTCCAACCCGCAGGCGGCTCGCTGGAAAGCCGCACCCGCCGGGGTGATCGCCGCGACCGTGGTGCTCGTCGTGATCCTCGCGGCCGCCCTCTGGCCGACTCTGTTCACCGCGCTGGACCCGCTGAAGACGGATGTGGCGAACTCGCTCGAGCCCCCCAGTGCCGGGCATCCATTCGGCACCGACCAGGCGGGCCGGGATGTCTTCGCCCGGGTCGTCCACGGCGCGCGGTACTCACTGGTGGTCGGCTTCGGCGCCACCGTTCTCGCACTGCTCGCGGGCATCGTGGTCGGCGTGCTGTCCGGGATCTCACCGCGCGGCGTCGACACCGTGCTGTCGCGAATCATCGAGATCGTGATGGCGTTCCCCGAGTTCCTGCTCGCGCTCATCGTCATCGCGGTGGTCGGTCCCGGTGAGGTCAGCCTGCTGGTCGCGGTCTCCCTGGCAGCTTTGCCCGCCTACGCCCGGATCGCCCGGTCGCAGACCATCGTCATCCGCAGGTCCGGTTACGTGCGCGCCGCGACCGCGCTCGGCGTGCCCCGCTGGCGCTCCACCCTCGACCACGTGGTCCCGAACATGCTCGGACCGCTGCTGGTGATGGCCACCATCGGCGTCGGCACCGCGATCGTCTCGGCCGCCGGCCTCAGCTTCCTCGGCATGGGCCCGAACCCGCCGACCCCGGAGTGGGGCCTGATCCTGTCCGAGGGTCGCAACTTCCTCTCCACCGCGTGGTGGATCGCCGTGTTCCCCGGTCTCGCGATCACCGTCACGGTCATCGCGACCAGCACTCTCGGCCGCTATCTCAGGCAAAGGGGACGCGCATGA
- a CDS encoding ABC transporter permease, with the protein MTQRLAVRLLGRLGGMLLVIWGAATAGFIALRLIPGDPVDVMLGINARVAESVRDQIRADWGLDQPVIVQYFAYLGQLVTGQLESYQLRQPVAEVIGRQALPTLQLTGLALLFVLFLATIAAFVARGRRSKSLVSLVELVVVSSPTFWIGLVLLAVFGFGLGWFPVAASEGIASLILPALTLALPVAGIISQVLRQGLDAAAEQPFATTARARGVGHGRLVRRHTLRHAAGDTITLTGYLIGTLLGGAVLVETVFARPGLGGVAVRAILGRDIPVVLGIIVLAAIVFAVTNLIVDLLHERLDPRLLTVPV; encoded by the coding sequence ATGACCCAGCGACTCGCGGTGCGGCTCCTCGGCCGGCTGGGCGGCATGCTGCTCGTCATCTGGGGAGCCGCCACCGCGGGTTTCATCGCCCTGCGCCTGATTCCCGGTGACCCGGTCGATGTCATGCTCGGCATCAACGCGCGCGTCGCCGAGAGCGTGCGCGACCAGATCCGCGCCGACTGGGGGCTCGACCAGCCGGTGATCGTGCAGTACTTCGCCTACCTCGGCCAGCTGGTCACCGGACAACTCGAGTCGTACCAGCTCCGCCAGCCGGTCGCCGAGGTCATCGGCCGACAGGCGCTGCCGACCCTGCAACTCACCGGGCTTGCCCTGCTGTTCGTGCTCTTCCTCGCCACGATCGCCGCCTTCGTCGCCCGCGGTCGGCGTTCGAAGTCGCTGGTCTCGCTCGTCGAGTTGGTGGTGGTCTCCTCGCCGACATTCTGGATCGGGCTGGTGCTGCTGGCCGTGTTCGGCTTCGGACTGGGCTGGTTCCCGGTCGCGGCGAGCGAGGGCATCGCCTCGCTGATCCTCCCTGCACTCACCCTCGCCCTGCCCGTCGCGGGCATCATCAGCCAGGTGCTGCGGCAGGGGCTCGACGCAGCCGCGGAGCAGCCATTCGCCACCACCGCCCGAGCCCGCGGCGTCGGCCACGGCCGTCTGGTGCGACGTCACACCCTTCGACATGCCGCCGGCGACACCATCACCCTCACCGGATACCTGATCGGAACCCTGCTCGGCGGCGCCGTCCTGGTCGAGACGGTGTTCGCAAGGCCTGGGCTCGGCGGCGTCGCGGTCCGCGCGATCCTCGGTCGCGACATCCCGGTCGTCCTCGGCATCATCGTGCTCGCCGCGATCGTGTTCGCGGTGACCAACCTCATCGTCGACCTGCTGCATGAGCGGCTCGACCCGCGCCTGTTGACGGTGCCCGTATGA
- a CDS encoding ABC transporter substrate-binding protein yields the protein MPILRSRPARVGILAAVATASLLLAGCATTGASDESTITFGIEGANLSDGHMDIHSTQLDVSSLVLRNTFDSLVAQNPDGSFAPWLAESWEISDDGLQYTFTLREDVTFHDGEPFNAEAVKANFDHVVADETASAQAASLIGYAKEGGYYVDTEVVDEFTVRVNFSQPYAPFLQGVSLPQLGFYSPKVLDEAQDELRAGGPDVTVGTGPFILTEFTPAQELVFEANPDYNWAPEGSEHQGKAASDRLVIRILPEQSTRAGALTSGEVDVIADVTPTMAGQIGDGFETTSVELPGIPYSLYINEANGVFADQKVREAFRIGFDLDAAIENIYGGQFDRAWSVLAPTTPNSYDASLEESWPFDAEKANQLLDEAGWTERDAEGYRVKDGQRLSAQWIAWTPVPDDKAALGDVIQSDLREIGFEIVREALEPAQYNELYGPRTFDITDWGFSSPDADVLRSHLHTGGFQTVSTVTKPELDAKLDAAVSTSDPAEREALYQEIQQWNNEQVLIVPLYVPSEITAANEKVSGLTFDLYGRASFYGATVEG from the coding sequence ATGCCCATTCTCCGTTCCCGCCCAGCCCGCGTCGGCATCCTCGCCGCAGTCGCCACGGCATCCCTCCTTCTCGCCGGCTGCGCAACCACCGGCGCCAGCGACGAGTCGACAATCACCTTCGGCATCGAGGGGGCGAACCTCTCCGACGGACACATGGACATCCACTCCACCCAGTTGGATGTCTCCTCCCTCGTGCTGCGCAACACCTTCGACTCACTCGTCGCCCAGAACCCCGACGGCAGCTTCGCACCATGGCTCGCCGAGAGCTGGGAAATCTCCGACGACGGCCTGCAGTACACATTCACCCTGCGCGAGGACGTCACCTTCCACGACGGCGAACCGTTCAACGCCGAAGCGGTCAAGGCGAACTTCGACCACGTCGTCGCCGATGAGACCGCTTCCGCCCAGGCCGCGAGCCTGATCGGCTACGCCAAGGAAGGCGGCTACTACGTCGACACCGAGGTCGTCGACGAGTTCACCGTGCGGGTCAATTTCAGCCAGCCGTACGCACCGTTCCTGCAGGGCGTCAGCCTGCCTCAGCTCGGCTTCTACTCGCCGAAGGTCCTCGATGAGGCACAGGACGAGCTGCGCGCCGGCGGCCCCGACGTCACCGTCGGCACCGGACCGTTCATCCTCACCGAGTTCACCCCCGCGCAGGAGCTCGTGTTCGAGGCGAACCCCGACTACAACTGGGCACCGGAGGGTTCCGAGCACCAGGGGAAAGCGGCATCCGACCGCCTCGTGATCCGGATCCTGCCCGAGCAGTCCACCCGCGCCGGTGCCCTCACCAGCGGCGAGGTCGACGTGATCGCGGATGTCACCCCCACCATGGCCGGCCAGATCGGCGACGGCTTCGAGACCACCTCGGTCGAACTGCCCGGCATCCCGTACTCGCTGTACATCAACGAGGCCAACGGCGTGTTCGCCGACCAGAAGGTGCGCGAAGCGTTCCGGATCGGCTTCGACCTGGATGCCGCCATCGAGAACATCTACGGCGGCCAGTTCGACCGGGCCTGGAGCGTACTCGCACCGACCACGCCGAACTCGTACGACGCGAGCCTCGAAGAGAGCTGGCCATTCGATGCGGAGAAGGCGAACCAGCTGCTCGACGAAGCCGGCTGGACCGAGCGAGACGCCGAGGGCTACCGCGTCAAGGACGGCCAGCGTCTGAGCGCACAGTGGATTGCCTGGACCCCGGTCCCGGATGACAAGGCCGCACTGGGCGACGTCATCCAGTCCGACCTGCGTGAGATCGGCTTCGAGATCGTACGCGAAGCGCTCGAACCCGCCCAGTACAACGAGTTGTACGGCCCGCGCACCTTCGACATCACCGACTGGGGCTTCTCCAGCCCGGACGCCGACGTGCTGCGAAGCCACCTGCACACCGGCGGCTTCCAGACCGTCTCCACGGTGACGAAGCCCGAACTCGACGCCAAGCTCGATGCGGCCGTCTCGACCAGCGACCCTGCCGAGCGTGAGGCGCTGTACCAGGAGATCCAGCAGTGGAACAACGAGCAGGTACTGATCGTTCCGCTCTACGTGCCCTCTGAGATCACCGCAGCGAACGAGAAGGTCAGCGGACTCACCTTCGACCTGTACGGCCGCGCCTCGTTCTACGGCGCTACCGTCGAGGGATGA
- a CDS encoding TetR/AcrR family transcriptional regulator: MTDTSPQRGRPRAVSRAMLQEAAFELFLELGYDGTTVGEITQRAGVSRGTFFNNFASKSDVFWVDLDESIDALADALGQVPASAGQNALRLVASTLVHLAGSYGASRVPWALTQSEFIGADQELQASALGRFVRLTTLVTGFIQRLHPDASAMVARAAAFAVGGAVVAAAQEWAAAGTDRGELSSYLRVTLEPVVAGFGAL, from the coding sequence GTGACTGATACGTCGCCGCAGCGGGGGCGTCCCCGGGCGGTCTCGCGTGCGATGCTGCAGGAGGCCGCGTTCGAGCTGTTCCTGGAACTCGGATACGACGGCACCACGGTCGGTGAGATCACCCAGCGAGCGGGGGTCAGCCGGGGCACGTTCTTCAACAACTTCGCCTCGAAGAGTGACGTGTTCTGGGTCGATCTCGATGAGAGCATCGATGCCCTGGCCGATGCTCTTGGGCAGGTGCCGGCCTCGGCCGGCCAGAATGCGTTGCGTCTGGTCGCGAGCACGCTGGTGCACCTGGCGGGTAGTTATGGAGCGTCGCGGGTTCCGTGGGCTTTGACGCAGAGCGAGTTCATCGGTGCCGATCAGGAGTTGCAGGCATCCGCGCTCGGCCGGTTCGTCAGGCTGACGACGCTGGTGACAGGGTTCATTCAGCGGCTGCATCCGGATGCCTCGGCCATGGTCGCTCGGGCTGCGGCGTTTGCGGTGGGCGGGGCGGTGGTGGCGGCAGCGCAGGAGTGGGCCGCCGCGGGCACCGACCGCGGCGAGCTGTCGAGCTATCTGCGGGTGACGCTTGAGCCCGTGGTCGCCGGGTTCGGTGCGCTGTAA
- a CDS encoding HNH endonuclease signature motif containing protein produces the protein MQNLAVQFDRMAVEAAGIVPKAAIAGLVDDDLLALTAAVERLGRAVDGLRVVTAAEVGDRSRRELGSEGLAVRKGCRNPVELLQRVTLISALTAHQRLKLGKDLQPATALTGEVLPARFPKVADAITTGRIGIDAATAIVKGLQPAFSAAHPVELAAAETELVAAATGMPPSDCTAGDGVAAGDDGPDVGPDGVTEELPVSGAPSYPCPADELAIQAAIWRAVLDPDGLQPSEERAMRNRLFSRGRLRDGLVHGTYALLPEIAAKLDRLFDAYLAPKTTGVFLTDAERLQAEASGDTRSTDQQRHDVFATMIDSWARSGNTPTLGGAAPTVLVSVTAEDLTSGRGAGWIDGLTDPISMAAVNQFACTGGIQPVSFDSFGRIIALGSPQRSFTPAQRKAISLRDGGCLIDDCNIPAGWCEIHHVQEASRDGETHTDNGVLLCWFHHRTIDSSGWQIQMIRGAPHLKAPPWLDRTGRWKPVSKARTRISARKRS, from the coding sequence ATGCAAAACCTCGCAGTCCAGTTCGACCGAATGGCCGTCGAAGCTGCCGGGATCGTGCCCAAAGCCGCGATCGCTGGGCTCGTCGACGACGACCTGCTGGCACTGACCGCCGCCGTCGAACGGCTCGGGCGGGCGGTGGACGGGTTGCGGGTCGTCACTGCGGCGGAGGTTGGCGACCGGTCCCGCCGCGAGCTCGGCTCAGAGGGCCTGGCCGTGCGGAAGGGCTGCCGGAACCCCGTCGAGCTGCTGCAAAGGGTGACCCTGATCAGTGCACTGACGGCGCACCAGCGTCTGAAGCTCGGCAAGGACCTGCAACCGGCAACCGCGCTGACCGGCGAGGTGTTGCCGGCACGGTTCCCGAAAGTCGCCGACGCTATCACGACGGGCCGCATTGGCATCGATGCCGCAACCGCGATCGTGAAAGGCCTGCAACCGGCATTCAGTGCCGCGCACCCCGTGGAGTTGGCCGCGGCCGAGACCGAGCTGGTCGCCGCGGCCACAGGGATGCCTCCCTCAGACTGCACCGCCGGTGACGGCGTCGCCGCCGGTGACGACGGCCCCGACGTCGGCCCTGACGGCGTGACGGAAGAGCTTCCCGTGTCCGGCGCACCCTCGTATCCGTGTCCGGCGGATGAGTTAGCGATCCAGGCCGCGATCTGGCGGGCGGTGCTCGACCCGGACGGATTGCAACCGTCCGAGGAACGTGCCATGCGAAACCGGCTGTTTTCCCGCGGACGGCTCCGCGACGGCCTCGTGCACGGCACCTATGCGTTGCTGCCGGAGATCGCTGCGAAGCTTGACCGCCTGTTCGATGCCTACCTGGCCCCGAAGACCACCGGCGTCTTCCTCACCGACGCCGAACGCCTGCAGGCTGAGGCGTCAGGGGACACCCGAAGCACTGATCAACAACGTCACGACGTCTTCGCGACGATGATCGATAGCTGGGCAAGATCCGGGAATACTCCCACCCTCGGCGGCGCTGCTCCGACAGTGCTGGTCAGCGTCACCGCCGAAGACCTCACGAGCGGCCGGGGTGCCGGCTGGATCGACGGGCTGACCGACCCGATCTCGATGGCCGCGGTGAACCAATTCGCCTGCACTGGCGGCATTCAACCGGTCAGCTTCGACTCCTTCGGCCGGATCATTGCCCTCGGCTCCCCGCAACGGTCCTTTACTCCCGCCCAACGCAAGGCGATCAGCCTCCGCGACGGCGGCTGCCTGATCGATGACTGCAACATTCCGGCTGGCTGGTGCGAGATCCATCATGTGCAGGAAGCCTCCCGCGATGGAGAAACTCACACCGACAACGGAGTCCTGTTGTGCTGGTTCCACCACCGCACCATCGATTCGTCCGGCTGGCAGATCCAGATGATCCGCGGCGCACCGCACCTGAAAGCGCCACCCTGGCTTGACCGGACCGGCAGGTGGAAACCCGTGAGCAAAGCCCGCACCCGCATCAGCGCTCGCAAACGGAGCTGA
- a CDS encoding GNAT family N-acetyltransferase — protein MVAAALPFEFTTPLTTERLTIRLLTEADTDAVHAYQSREDVCRYLLFEPRTRDEVKARLAVHATHTRLEKDGDYLQLAVERTSDGQVIGDLYFTIKSVENDCGEIGWSFHPDFNGQGYATEGARRILDLAFDTLNLHRVIAELDPRNERSIALCRRLGMREEAHFVEDMWFKGDWADTGIYGLLAREFESHRLGGQPTPSVLT, from the coding sequence ATGGTCGCCGCCGCCCTCCCATTCGAGTTCACGACACCGCTCACCACCGAGCGGCTAACAATCCGACTGCTGACAGAGGCAGACACCGACGCGGTTCACGCTTACCAATCCCGCGAAGATGTCTGCCGCTACCTTCTCTTCGAACCTCGCACGCGAGACGAGGTGAAGGCTCGCCTGGCCGTCCACGCCACCCACACTCGACTCGAGAAGGACGGCGACTATCTACAGCTCGCGGTCGAACGCACCAGCGACGGACAGGTCATCGGCGACCTCTACTTCACGATCAAGAGCGTCGAGAACGACTGCGGTGAGATCGGCTGGAGCTTCCACCCTGACTTCAACGGACAGGGCTACGCGACAGAGGGCGCCCGCCGCATCCTCGACCTCGCCTTCGACACGCTCAATCTGCACCGCGTGATCGCGGAACTCGACCCGCGCAACGAGCGCTCGATCGCCCTCTGCCGTCGACTCGGGATGCGCGAAGAGGCGCACTTCGTCGAGGACATGTGGTTCAAGGGTGACTGGGCGGATACCGGTATCTACGGCCTCCTCGCCCGCGAGTTCGAAAGCCACCGCCTAGGCGGGCAACCGACTCCGTCGGTACTGACCTAA
- a CDS encoding NAD-dependent epimerase/dehydratase family protein codes for MRVLVLGGTQFVGRAVVDEALARGWSVTTFNRGTRPATDRVTALVGDRTAPRGLAALEDGSWDVVVDTWSWAPSVVRDSASLLASRAGRYVYVSSRSVYASPLPAGVGEDAAVVQASPDAGDVEYPEAKAGAELAVVASFGDRAVLARPGVILGPHENVGRLPWWLNRIARGGEVLAPGPAGLGIQYIDARDLASWCLTAGASGLHGAYNIVAPVGHATMGSLLEAAVRMTGSRAVLRWVPPEVILAAGIEPWTDLPIWLPPGELHGSFHESDVTKALAAGLHCRPVEETVADTWAWLQSIGGTPPQREDRPAVGLDPELEQRVLASVSSAS; via the coding sequence ATGAGGGTGTTGGTTCTGGGAGGCACGCAGTTCGTCGGCCGCGCGGTCGTGGATGAGGCACTCGCCAGAGGCTGGTCGGTGACCACGTTCAACCGGGGGACTCGGCCGGCAACCGACCGGGTGACCGCGTTGGTCGGGGACCGTACCGCTCCCAGGGGGCTGGCAGCGTTGGAAGATGGCAGCTGGGATGTCGTCGTTGACACCTGGTCATGGGCGCCATCCGTTGTGCGTGACTCGGCTTCGCTGCTCGCGTCCCGGGCGGGTCGGTACGTGTATGTGTCCAGCCGGTCGGTGTATGCCAGCCCGCTTCCCGCGGGAGTCGGCGAGGACGCCGCGGTCGTTCAGGCCTCACCGGATGCCGGGGATGTCGAGTACCCGGAAGCCAAGGCCGGTGCCGAACTCGCCGTCGTCGCCTCCTTCGGTGATCGTGCGGTGCTTGCGCGACCGGGTGTCATTCTCGGACCTCATGAGAACGTCGGCAGGCTGCCGTGGTGGCTGAACAGGATCGCCCGCGGCGGTGAGGTGCTCGCACCGGGGCCGGCAGGCCTTGGCATCCAGTACATCGATGCGCGTGACCTTGCGAGTTGGTGCCTGACTGCCGGGGCATCCGGTCTCCATGGTGCCTACAACATCGTGGCTCCCGTCGGTCACGCCACCATGGGCAGCCTGCTCGAGGCGGCCGTGCGGATGACGGGTTCGAGGGCGGTGCTCCGGTGGGTGCCGCCCGAGGTGATCCTTGCCGCTGGGATTGAGCCGTGGACTGATTTGCCGATATGGCTTCCGCCGGGGGAGTTGCACGGTTCTTTCCACGAGAGCGATGTGACGAAGGCGCTCGCCGCTGGGTTGCACTGCCGACCGGTCGAAGAGACGGTCGCCGACACCTGGGCTTGGCTGCAGTCAATCGGCGGCACTCCGCCGCAGCGGGAAGATCGGCCGGCGGTTGGTCTGGACCCGGAGTTGGAGCAGCGGGTGCTGGCTTCGGTCAGTTCGGCCAGTTAG